A section of the Enterococcus montenegrensis genome encodes:
- the tuf gene encoding elongation factor Tu, whose product MAKEKFDRSKPHVNIGTIGHVDHGKTTLTAAITTVLSKKGLAQASAYDQIDGAPEERERGITISTAHVEYETENRHYAHVDCPGHADYVKNMITGAAQMDGAILVVSAADGPMPQTREHILLSRNVGVPYIVVFLNKMDMVDDEELLELVEMEVRDLLSEYDFPGDDTPVIAGSALKALEGDASYEEKILELMAAVDEYIPTPVRDTDKPFMMPVEDVFSITGRGTVATGRVERGQVRVGDEVEIVGIAEETAKTTVTGVEMFRKLLDYAEAGDNIGALLRGVAREDIQRGQVLAKPGSITPHTKFAAEVYVLTKEEGGRHTPFFTNYRPQFYFRTTDVTGVVELPEGTEMVMPGDNVTMDVELIHPIAIEDGTRFSIREGGRTVGSGVVTTIEK is encoded by the coding sequence ATTTGACCGTTCTAAACCCCATGTAAACATCGGTACTATCGGACACGTTGACCATGGTAAAACTACTCTTACAGCTGCAATTACAACTGTATTATCTAAAAAAGGTCTAGCACAAGCTTCTGCTTACGATCAAATTGATGGTGCACCTGAAGAACGCGAACGCGGTATCACAATTTCAACTGCTCACGTTGAGTATGAAACTGAAAACCGTCACTACGCTCACGTTGACTGCCCAGGACACGCGGACTACGTTAAAAACATGATCACTGGTGCTGCTCAAATGGACGGCGCGATCTTAGTAGTATCTGCTGCTGATGGTCCTATGCCTCAAACTCGTGAACACATCCTATTGTCACGTAACGTTGGTGTTCCTTACATCGTCGTATTCTTGAACAAAATGGACATGGTTGACGACGAAGAATTATTAGAATTAGTTGAAATGGAAGTTCGTGACTTATTGTCAGAATACGACTTCCCAGGCGACGACACTCCAGTTATCGCAGGTTCAGCTTTGAAAGCCTTAGAAGGCGACGCTTCATACGAAGAAAAAATCTTAGAATTAATGGCTGCAGTTGATGAATATATCCCAACTCCAGTTCGTGATACTGACAAACCATTCATGATGCCAGTCGAAGACGTATTCTCAATCACTGGTCGTGGTACTGTTGCAACTGGTCGTGTTGAACGTGGACAAGTTCGCGTTGGTGACGAAGTTGAAATCGTAGGTATCGCTGAAGAAACTGCTAAAACTACTGTAACAGGTGTTGAAATGTTCCGTAAATTGTTGGATTACGCTGAAGCTGGCGACAACATTGGTGCATTATTACGTGGTGTGGCTCGTGAAGACATCCAACGTGGTCAAGTATTGGCTAAACCAGGTTCAATCACTCCACATACAAAATTTGCGGCAGAAGTTTACGTTTTAACTAAAGAAGAAGGCGGACGTCACACTCCATTCTTCACAAACTACCGCCCACAATTTTACTTCCGTACAACTGACGTAACAGGCGTTGTTGAATTACCAGAAGGTACTGAAATGGTTATGCCTGGCGATAACGTTACTATGGACGTTGAATTAATCCACCCAATCGCGATCGAAGACGGTACTCGTTTCTCAATCCGTGAAGGCGGACGTACTGTTGGTTCAGGCGTTGTTACAACAATCGAAAAATAA
- a CDS encoding NADPH-dependent oxidoreductase, producing MKDVITLLKNHRSYRNFDENYELKEEQLQEILAASRQAPSWMNGQAYSIIVVKNKKLREKLVELNPSNPHMLHSSVFLLFVADLQRTQLVALKQGVDYAVTDSLNPLIIATTDASLALQNAVTAVEALGLGSVIVGSVRNQIDQVSELFNLPPYVYPIAGLSIGKPTVEMQVKPRLPEKAVIHYDTYQAYDYQLIEDYDQTMKKFGEARETKLWTKKFADYYKEPRNVHLNDYLKKQHLL from the coding sequence ATGAAGGACGTTATCACATTATTGAAAAATCACCGTAGCTATCGCAACTTTGACGAAAACTACGAGCTAAAAGAGGAACAGCTACAAGAAATTTTAGCTGCCAGTCGCCAAGCACCGTCTTGGATGAATGGCCAAGCCTACTCGATCATTGTGGTAAAAAATAAAAAATTGCGGGAAAAACTAGTTGAATTAAATCCTAGTAATCCCCACATGCTCCACAGCTCTGTCTTTTTATTATTTGTGGCCGACTTACAGCGCACACAATTAGTTGCTTTAAAACAAGGCGTGGATTATGCCGTAACAGATAGTCTGAATCCCTTGATTATTGCAACGACAGATGCCAGTTTAGCATTGCAAAATGCGGTCACTGCAGTAGAAGCATTGGGTCTTGGCAGCGTGATTGTCGGCAGTGTACGTAATCAAATCGACCAAGTCAGTGAACTTTTCAATCTACCACCTTACGTTTACCCAATCGCTGGTCTTAGCATTGGAAAACCCACTGTTGAAATGCAGGTAAAACCTCGCCTACCAGAAAAAGCCGTCATTCATTACGACACTTATCAAGCATATGACTATCAATTAATCGAAGATTACGACCAGACGATGAAAAAATTCGGCGAGGCCCGTGAAACAAAACTTTGGACTAAAAAATTCGCCGACTACTACAAAGAACCGCGGAACGTTCATTTAAACGACTATTTAAAAAAACAACATTTACTTTAA